A region from the Methylovorus glucosotrophus genome encodes:
- a CDS encoding Crp/Fnr family transcriptional regulator codes for MCAEKCRLRELDIFKPNTAQELEFMKSIRLRNVKFPAGKTIVNERASSAQLYTLLEGWAIRHKTLKNGRRQILNIMFPGDLIGLQQNLLDESTSSVEAITEVELCELDKNKLWLLYQSFPSLAYDITWICAHEEQIVDDNLLNVGARSAVEKIAMLILHVFKRYRALYPEAGKVIPFPLNQQDVADALGLSLAHTNKSLKKLEKLGLHRIQDGKLTIMNEKALATVADYFESPITPRPLIC; via the coding sequence ATGTGTGCAGAAAAATGCCGATTGCGCGAACTGGATATTTTCAAACCCAACACCGCGCAAGAGTTGGAGTTCATGAAGAGCATCCGCTTGCGTAACGTCAAGTTCCCAGCGGGTAAAACCATCGTCAACGAGCGGGCATCGAGTGCCCAGCTCTACACCTTGCTTGAGGGCTGGGCTATCCGGCACAAAACCCTCAAGAATGGCCGTCGCCAGATACTCAACATCATGTTCCCGGGCGATCTGATTGGCCTGCAGCAAAACCTGCTGGACGAAAGCACCAGCAGTGTGGAAGCGATTACTGAAGTCGAATTATGCGAGCTGGATAAAAACAAGCTGTGGCTGCTCTACCAGTCGTTTCCATCCCTCGCCTATGACATCACCTGGATCTGTGCGCATGAAGAACAGATTGTGGATGACAATCTGCTGAATGTCGGGGCGCGTTCGGCCGTGGAAAAAATTGCCATGCTGATTCTGCATGTGTTCAAGCGTTATCGGGCGCTCTACCCCGAAGCGGGCAAAGTCATTCCGTTTCCACTGAACCAGCAGGATGTTGCCGATGCGCTGGGGCTTTCACTGGCGCATACCAACAAGTCATTGAAAAAACTGGAGAAGCTTGGCTTGCATAGAATTCAGGATGGCAAACTGACCATCATGAATGAAAAAGCGCTGGCTACCGTGGCGGATTACTTCGAATCACCGATCACGCCGAGACCGCTGATCTGCTGA